One segment of Clostridium ljungdahlii DSM 13528 DNA contains the following:
- a CDS encoding ABC transporter permease, which translates to MMEFKAALINEIERLYKKKKILVSAVMSFIVIVLGQIVIIAMRNGFGLMGVSNMEFPILVLSIIANIILPLFTVLITIDSFSGEFSHNTIKLSLTKPITRLKLFTAKLTAIIVFILSNLIFVMIFSITAGFIFNSNTISLLSFSRIVLSYLITLFPMIVFSLIIVFLVNIFKNGISVFFLSILIFIIFKFLSIIFYKYSGLFFTSMFDWYKLWIMNKLPLYKIFCEFMMMLSYDILFFTGSYYLFDKKDF; encoded by the coding sequence ATGATGGAATTTAAAGCTGCTCTAATCAATGAAATTGAAAGATTGTATAAAAAGAAAAAGATACTAGTTTCTGCTGTAATGTCGTTTATAGTTATTGTCCTAGGTCAAATAGTAATTATTGCAATGAGAAATGGCTTTGGACTTATGGGAGTTTCAAACATGGAATTTCCTATACTAGTGCTGTCCATTATAGCAAATATTATTCTTCCATTGTTCACTGTTTTAATTACAATAGATAGCTTCTCGGGAGAATTTTCACATAACACAATAAAGCTTTCTCTCACAAAGCCAATCACGAGGTTGAAGTTATTTACTGCAAAACTAACCGCCATAATTGTATTTATATTATCAAATCTCATTTTTGTAATGATTTTTTCAATAACAGCAGGTTTCATCTTTAATTCAAATACAATAAGTTTGTTAAGTTTCTCTAGAATAGTTCTTTCTTATTTAATAACATTATTTCCTATGATTGTTTTTTCATTAATTATCGTATTTTTAGTAAATATTTTTAAGAATGGTATAAGTGTATTCTTTTTATCCATTCTAATTTTTATCATATTTAAATTCTTAAGTATCATTTTTTATAAGTACTCAGGATTATTTTTTACAAGTATGTTTGACTGGTACAAATTATGGATTATGAACAAGCTTCCTCTTTACAAAATATTTTGTGAATTCATGATGATGTTAAGCTATGATATACTATTCTTTACAGGAAGTTATTACTTATTTGATAAAAAAGATTTTTAA
- a CDS encoding ABC transporter ATP-binding protein, protein METVIEINNLTKLYKNDRGIRNINLKINKGDIFGFLGPNGAGKSTTMKIMTGLIKPDSGDVKIFDHSIVDDFQKAMQSVSCIIETANSYEYLTAFENLRQASRYYEDVDNSRIDEVLDLLGLSKYKNEKTKKFSLGMKQRLGIAAAILAKPKIIILDEPLNGLDIEGMIDIRNIIKDMAQSYQTTFFISSHLIHDIEMTCSKIGLLYNGTLVDVDTTKNILKNYVSLENYFVSEVNRNDGI, encoded by the coding sequence TTGGAAACAGTTATTGAAATAAATAATTTAACCAAGCTATATAAAAATGATAGAGGTATAAGAAATATAAATTTAAAAATAAATAAAGGTGACATTTTTGGATTTCTAGGACCTAACGGAGCTGGTAAATCAACTACTATGAAAATTATGACTGGACTTATAAAACCGGACAGTGGAGATGTAAAAATTTTTGATCATAGTATTGTAGATGATTTTCAAAAAGCAATGCAAAGTGTGTCCTGCATCATAGAAACTGCCAATTCCTATGAATATTTAACTGCATTTGAAAATCTAAGACAAGCTTCCAGGTATTATGAAGATGTGGACAATTCAAGAATTGATGAAGTTTTAGATTTACTTGGTCTTTCAAAATATAAAAATGAAAAAACTAAAAAATTCTCTCTTGGAATGAAGCAAAGACTTGGAATTGCCGCTGCAATTTTGGCAAAGCCTAAAATAATTATTTTAGATGAACCATTAAACGGTCTTGACATAGAAGGAATGATTGATATAAGAAATATTATAAAAGACATGGCTCAAAGTTATCAAACTACATTTTTTATATCAAGCCATCTCATACATGATATTGAAATGACCTGCAGTAAAATAGGTTTATTATATAATGGCACCTTAGTTGATGTTGATACTACTAAAAATATTTTAAAAAATTATGTTTCACTTGAAAACTACTTTGTTAGCGAGGTAAATAGAAATGATGGAATTTAA
- a CDS encoding TolC family protein, with the protein MNKIKILALTAVMTLCTSTAVFADGNTLDIDSFINTAIQNSYDVKSADISIKQAQNSYNSDTKNAASYSDQLDQGGATLDQYTRLQLMENISSNQQQDKFSEYEYTQIKSVAENQVKLSAYNQYTTIMNDRDTVDLENQNFKNAQEQYNSAQLKLSLGTISPSDEKKAEADYTAEKNQLRKCQRQYNSDIQSLNKIAGIDIYTQYDVLLKDKLTESPYIRSYNEYLNDALKNRAEILIGQKNIELQKFKYDVVNGVFSDKQSVPNRLAQANVDNASDSLEIQKLNITSEVNSLYNDLQVKTRILGSKKDALNLAQTNYNTAQIKYNVGVISRIDFDTQAANLKSAQNDLKSAERSIWMAQTKLELACGAGSDTSNLSN; encoded by the coding sequence ATGAATAAAATTAAAATATTAGCTTTAACAGCAGTAATGACACTTTGTACAAGCACTGCAGTTTTTGCAGATGGAAATACATTAGATATAGATAGCTTTATTAATACTGCAATTCAAAATTCCTATGATGTTAAAAGTGCAGATATTTCCATAAAACAAGCCCAAAATTCTTATAATAGTGATACAAAAAATGCAGCCTCTTATTCTGATCAATTGGATCAGGGTGGAGCAACGTTAGATCAATATACTCGATTACAGTTGATGGAGAATATCAGCAGCAATCAACAGCAGGACAAATTTTCTGAATATGAATATACACAAATAAAAAGTGTAGCTGAAAATCAAGTTAAGTTATCTGCTTATAATCAATATACGACCATTATGAATGACAGGGATACAGTAGATTTGGAAAATCAAAATTTTAAAAATGCCCAGGAACAATATAACAGTGCACAGCTTAAATTGAGCCTTGGCACTATATCTCCTTCAGATGAGAAAAAGGCTGAAGCAGATTATACGGCAGAAAAAAATCAACTTAGAAAATGCCAGAGACAGTATAATTCAGATATTCAGAGTTTAAATAAAATTGCAGGAATTGATATATATACACAATATGATGTACTTCTTAAAGATAAGCTTACGGAATCACCTTATATAAGAAGTTACAATGAGTATTTAAACGATGCCCTTAAAAATAGAGCAGAAATTTTGATCGGACAAAAAAATATAGAACTGCAAAAATTTAAATATGATGTTGTAAATGGGGTGTTCTCTGATAAGCAAAGTGTACCAAACAGACTTGCCCAGGCTAATGTAGACAATGCTTCAGATAGCTTGGAAATTCAAAAATTGAATATAACTTCAGAGGTGAATAGCTTATATAATGATCTTCAAGTTAAGACAAGAATACTTGGATCAAAAAAGGATGCTTTAAACTTAGCACAGACAAATTATAATACCGCCCAAATAAAATATAATGTAGGTGTGATAAGTAGAATAGACTTTGACACACAGGCTGCTAATTTGAAGAGTGCCCAAAATGATTTGAAATCTGCAGAGAGAAGCATATGGATGGCACAGACTAAGTTAGAATTAGCTTGTGGAGCAGGAAGTGATACTTCAAATCTATCTAATTAA
- a CDS encoding TolC family protein yields the protein MKGKLSIAIGLTLALSVSSTCFAANNSTITPVNSITGNATLSLDQVLNDIEKNSVSIQTKEQKILLYQRQFDRDNMNAALIHESGTSEANYPAGQYVNIKLTTDVIPKADEQNIKDAEHDKDDSLQNLKFSTEQEYLNALTNEDQINTINDQIKNVEEQIAQTKVKIANGQLTNNDLQSLLVQESQLQASLNQPKAQLQQNLLSIKQTINMDLDGDLTLVPAEKSFVKYDDSNIEDKINKAVDNNYNIGKINNNLDILRVKEDIYKRYSFNDESGEVSTGLSIEDLENSRNNTILTIKTNLWNGYYELKALEDTVETEQAKVASAQSTYDSTEAKVQQGVAIQLQADSAALALKSEKINLKNAINNYMVAVEQFEYNLTQ from the coding sequence ATGAAAGGTAAATTAAGTATAGCAATTGGATTAACATTAGCCTTAAGCGTAAGTAGTACATGTTTTGCAGCAAATAATAGTACTATAACACCTGTAAATAGTATCACTGGTAATGCAACTTTAAGTTTGGATCAGGTACTTAATGATATAGAAAAAAATAGTGTATCTATTCAAACTAAAGAGCAAAAGATACTTTTATATCAGAGACAATTTGACAGGGACAATATGAATGCAGCTCTTATACACGAAAGTGGGACAAGTGAGGCCAATTATCCAGCTGGACAATATGTGAATATAAAACTTACTACAGATGTAATTCCAAAGGCAGATGAGCAGAACATAAAGGATGCAGAACATGATAAGGATGATTCACTGCAAAATCTTAAATTTTCTACAGAGCAGGAATATTTAAATGCTCTTACCAATGAAGATCAGATAAATACAATAAATGACCAGATAAAAAATGTTGAGGAGCAAATTGCCCAGACTAAGGTAAAAATAGCAAATGGACAACTTACAAATAATGACTTGCAGTCTTTACTAGTTCAGGAAAGTCAGCTTCAGGCTTCTTTAAACCAACCCAAAGCACAGCTTCAACAAAATTTATTATCTATTAAACAGACAATAAATATGGATCTTGATGGGGATTTGACTCTGGTTCCAGCGGAAAAATCTTTTGTAAAATATGATGACAGTAATATAGAAGATAAGATTAATAAAGCAGTAGATAATAATTATAATATTGGAAAGATAAATAATAATCTTGATATACTCAGGGTAAAGGAAGATATATATAAACGTTACTCTTTTAATGATGAATCGGGTGAGGTAAGTACGGGACTTAGTATTGAAGATCTTGAAAATAGCCGAAACAATACTATATTGACTATTAAAACTAATTTATGGAATGGCTATTATGAATTAAAAGCTTTAGAAGATACTGTAGAAACTGAACAAGCAAAAGTGGCAAGTGCTCAGTCAACTTATGATAGTACTGAAGCAAAAGTTCAGCAGGGGGTCGCCATACAGCTTCAAGCGGATTCTGCAGCTCTTGCACTTAAGAGTGAAAAAATTAATTTAAAAAATGCCATAAACAATTATATGGTAGCAGTAGAGCAGTTTGAATATAATTTAACACAATAA
- a CDS encoding response regulator transcription factor gives MKKILIIEDDLSIAELIRDYLELENFEVVICTDGIEGLNNFKENKFDLLILDIMLPQIDGFSILHSIQEEKDIPVLLVSAKKEEIDKIKGLTLGADDYITKPFSPSELVARVKSHIKNYEKIKGKFVKPPKNNIIIRGLEINQDCRQVFVNGREVNLAQKEFEILSFLAQNPNRVFSKEDLFEKIWGLDAIGDTSTVTVHIGRIREKIESSPSNPQYIETVWGAGYRLRV, from the coding sequence ATGAAAAAGATTTTAATAATTGAAGATGATTTAAGCATTGCTGAACTCATAAGAGACTATTTGGAACTTGAAAACTTTGAAGTTGTAATATGTACTGATGGAATAGAAGGTTTAAATAATTTTAAAGAAAACAAATTTGATCTGTTAATTTTAGATATAATGCTTCCTCAAATAGATGGTTTTAGTATTTTACATAGTATACAGGAAGAAAAAGACATCCCTGTACTGCTAGTTTCTGCAAAAAAAGAAGAAATTGATAAAATAAAAGGATTAACCCTCGGTGCTGACGATTATATAACTAAACCCTTTAGCCCAAGTGAACTAGTTGCAAGAGTCAAATCCCACATTAAAAATTATGAAAAAATAAAAGGTAAATTTGTTAAGCCTCCAAAAAATAATATTATTATACGAGGTTTGGAAATAAATCAAGATTGTAGACAAGTTTTTGTAAATGGTAGAGAAGTAAATTTAGCTCAAAAAGAATTTGAAATACTATCATTCTTGGCTCAAAACCCCAATAGAGTTTTTAGTAAAGAAGATTTATTTGAAAAAATTTGGGGATTAGATGCAATAGGTGATACTTCCACTGTTACTGTACATATAGGACGAATAAGAGAAAAAATAGAATCCTCACCTTCAAATCCCCAATATATTGAAACTGTATGGGGCGCTGGATACAGACTTCGAGTATAA
- a CDS encoding cell wall-binding repeat-containing protein, protein MKKILGIAAAAAIVLGMSNSTYAKTTYNVTRLAGNNRYETSENIANNFESGTVQSVIIANGNNFPDALGGSVLSKIYNAPILLLNDDFKNSSNAVDYIQNHLSKSGNIYILGGTSSVSDDFVSYIKGLGYGNVTRFGGSNRFETNKSIINSMNVQKGTPMVITNGWGFADALSVSSVAACYKYPIFMIDNGKLSESNKDVISSIQPSKIFVIGGQSSVSDDVVNEIKSLQPALTDSNIVRIGGQTRYDTSLSICKYFNSNSNFAVLANGANFPDALSGSALASKLSAPIMLTDGKDISSQKNYIDEKGYKDIYLLGGLNSIDLSVEYLMEPTSSIPQAEIDYITALKGYCDSYEDKTGTVSTQMEDIYNKTTDIRVAITSASTAQELSSDIEQLITLFNQGNSCLSSYKSDLTTLKSEASNLSVPSGLDTYSTQYLDSINTQINYVDTTMKYTTSCLNIFTEMKDALDNMDMDKLEKSTAELQDIGTDGNSISNIENGNKGIDDLDTRLGNALTSYQQK, encoded by the coding sequence GTGAAGAAAATACTAGGAATAGCTGCAGCAGCGGCTATAGTATTAGGTATGTCAAATAGTACCTATGCTAAAACTACGTATAATGTAACACGACTTGCAGGGAACAACAGATATGAAACTTCGGAAAACATTGCAAATAATTTTGAAAGTGGAACAGTTCAAAGTGTAATAATAGCTAATGGAAATAATTTTCCCGATGCTCTAGGTGGAAGTGTATTGTCAAAAATATACAATGCACCAATACTTTTATTAAACGATGACTTTAAAAATTCTTCAAATGCAGTAGATTATATACAAAACCATTTAAGTAAGAGCGGAAATATCTACATATTAGGAGGTACTTCTTCAGTAAGTGATGATTTTGTAAGCTACATAAAAGGACTTGGCTATGGAAATGTAACACGATTTGGTGGCAGCAACAGGTTTGAGACCAACAAATCTATTATTAATTCTATGAATGTTCAAAAAGGTACTCCTATGGTAATTACAAATGGTTGGGGATTTGCAGATGCCCTCAGCGTATCAAGTGTAGCTGCATGTTACAAATATCCTATATTTATGATAGATAATGGAAAGCTTTCTGAAAGTAATAAAGATGTTATTTCCAGCATACAGCCATCCAAAATATTTGTAATAGGTGGACAAAGTTCTGTAAGTGATGATGTAGTAAATGAAATAAAAAGTCTTCAGCCAGCCTTAACGGATAGTAACATAGTAAGAATAGGCGGACAAACTAGATACGATACTTCGCTCAGCATATGCAAGTACTTTAATTCGAATTCAAATTTTGCAGTGCTGGCAAATGGTGCAAACTTTCCGGATGCACTATCTGGAAGTGCTCTAGCTTCCAAATTAAGTGCACCTATAATGTTGACTGACGGAAAAGATATATCCAGTCAAAAAAATTATATAGATGAGAAAGGATATAAGGATATATATCTTTTAGGAGGACTTAACTCTATAGATTTATCTGTAGAATATTTGATGGAGCCTACTTCATCAATACCACAAGCTGAAATAGACTATATAACTGCTCTAAAAGGCTATTGTGATTCTTATGAAGATAAGACAGGCACTGTTTCAACGCAGATGGAGGATATATACAACAAGACAACTGATATAAGAGTAGCTATTACCTCTGCATCAACAGCACAGGAACTGTCATCAGACATAGAACAATTAATTACTTTGTTCAACCAGGGTAATTCTTGTTTATCCTCTTACAAAAGTGATCTTACAACACTCAAAAGTGAAGCTTCAAATCTTTCAGTACCTAGTGGATTAGACACTTACAGTACACAATACTTAGATAGTATAAATACACAAATTAATTATGTAGATACAACTATGAAATATACAACTAGCTGCCTTAATATATTCACTGAAATGAAAGATGCACTTGACAATATGGATATGGACAAATTAGAAAAATCCACTGCAGAACTTCAAGATATCGGCACCGACGGAAATAGTATTTCCAATATTGAAAATGGAAATAAAGGAATAGACGATTTGGATACAAGACTTGGAAATGCTTTAACAAGTTATCAGCAAAAGTAA
- a CDS encoding sensor histidine kinase produces MDIKKRLIIYNSVTLITPFIATTLTAFIFIVVCSKFLNTNIGYDSNLFKIFIITITSTFIFSFIIANIIISYLFSKRILTPIARLKKATSEISHGDLSFEIVEDGDSEIKDLCSDFEKMRIQLKNSIHMKMKYDDNRKMLVSSISHDLKTPITSIKGYVEGILDGVANTPEKLQHYLRTIYSKSQQIDKMIDDLLLYSKLDLNQIPFNFEKTDIISYFTDCTQECSFELNKSNITISLKNNLNKSKYVMIDRERFMRVVLNIINNSKKYMGDTKNGSILIDLRENNASIIIEIKDTGCGIDKNHINKIFDRFYRTDSARTETKGSGLGLAIAKQIVEGHKGKIWAVSEEGSGTSITISLPKLHERQIIYDEKDFNN; encoded by the coding sequence ATGGATATTAAAAAACGTCTTATAATTTACAACAGTGTAACACTTATAACACCATTTATTGCTACAACTTTAACTGCATTTATATTTATAGTTGTGTGTTCAAAATTTTTAAATACAAACATAGGATATGATAGTAATTTATTTAAAATATTTATTATAACCATAACAAGCACTTTTATATTTTCTTTTATAATAGCAAATATTATTATTTCTTATTTATTTTCAAAGAGAATACTTACTCCTATAGCACGTTTAAAAAAGGCAACTTCAGAAATCAGTCATGGAGATTTAAGCTTTGAAATTGTTGAAGATGGTGATAGTGAAATAAAAGATTTGTGTTCTGATTTTGAAAAAATGAGAATACAATTGAAAAATTCTATACATATGAAGATGAAATATGATGATAACAGAAAAATGTTAGTTTCAAGCATATCACATGACTTAAAAACTCCAATTACATCCATAAAAGGATATGTTGAGGGAATCTTAGATGGAGTGGCAAATACTCCTGAAAAACTTCAACACTATTTAAGAACAATATACTCTAAATCACAGCAAATTGACAAGATGATTGACGACCTGCTTTTATACTCAAAGCTTGATTTAAATCAAATACCCTTTAACTTTGAAAAGACTGATATAATTAGCTACTTTACAGACTGCACTCAAGAATGTTCTTTTGAACTAAATAAATCAAATATAACTATTTCTCTTAAAAATAACTTAAATAAATCCAAATATGTGATGATTGACCGTGAAAGATTTATGAGAGTTGTACTTAATATTATCAATAATTCTAAAAAATATATGGGTGATACTAAAAATGGAAGCATCCTAATTGACCTTAGGGAAAATAATGCAAGTATAATAATTGAAATAAAGGATACCGGCTGTGGAATAGACAAGAATCATATAAATAAGATATTTGACAGATTTTATCGAACAGATTCTGCAAGAACAGAAACTAAAGGCAGTGGTCTTGGTCTTGCAATCGCCAAACAGATTGTTGAAGGCCATAAAGGTAAAATATGGGCTGTAAGTGAAGAAGGGAGCGGTACAAGCATAACTATATCATTACCTAAATTACATGAAAGGCAGATAATTTATGATGAAAAAGATTTTAATAATTGA
- a CDS encoding cell wall-binding repeat-containing protein yields the protein MKRNAIKAISTTAVLSLLLSPALPVTSAKAAAGEVTKLSGADCYETAAAVAEQNWTSTDNVILASGEGYADAISSAVLAKQLNAPVLLTEAGSLNSNAKSALDKLKPKNIYIIGGTASICQKTRDDLKSQGYNLIELSGKNRYETNLAVAKELVKLGVSTDNIMMVGGEGFADALSAAPVAAAKGEILLLGVNSTQAMSSIENFIKSNNSKVTVVGTQALINDDTYKSVGAVNRISGGSDRFATNLNILNQFDSELKADKLYIANASGDKYADALIAASIAGISDAPLVLIDGQDDSGTANAMNYIKNKAGKTTDLNLIEENGIVSDKTISDINAAASGSGVESATVGSVSTNGLNQIKIVFNTDVDKNSAERAANYQIDGGDLGSTVQNQSTATLQEDNRTVFITFSHPFTLNKSVTFTVKSAINTKNLGSTIPKYDKQITFSSIETPTLDSITAIGGNKLRVKFSEPIRMDSSNLSSFKINRQSITAFGINTSDSVTKFRNKSLDGVWADGVDLYFNSPLPVGKNTFTVPNGEAGSKFSDAANLPISSTSKDFTVNSVSGNPQVQSVTSNNVDTIYIKYNRPMDQQTALEPSNYKLNGTTVDVDDSYVTFDTGSGDTIVKITKLGDKLKQGENTVTVKGNVTDTFGNYINESNMNLYVGGDTTKPTISTASIFDEKTMRIKFNKDVSTSYAQNKGNYTVLDSTGANISYEIDQINAITIDGNSKRTFDIKFKENDLKGSKYTLTVKNIIDTEANPNIMDNYTTTLSGMDNEGTNVTEILRRVDNPHAVALFFSKAMDQSSLENSSNYMYKDGQGYTRSLPSSATVTPSIDGKSVTIEFNSDYTIGSGSSGSSVIQMGVKNLKDVDGNPLDLGSYMGDITIDDNNDGPGLVAGTAQMTFISNDIYVKVSLSKPLDVLSFNDFRVAGYAPDTGSTSGNDVTLIFKSGIKNNQKINAIKNAGSMTNVSIENTSSVDAAGRNIKSGSTAVYIPPITNQDMWSASPNSGMNVINVVFNQEIDDDIVTSYNDDFLFTDEETGQQLTPTSVWVDNRTLVYRFNNGTLNKGDRILVRANSDSSKINVRSENHNTSGYTIYSPSDSDISGKIVTVGE from the coding sequence AGGCAGGATCTCTTAATTCTAATGCAAAATCTGCACTGGATAAGTTAAAACCAAAGAATATATATATAATAGGTGGAACGGCATCAATATGCCAGAAAACAAGAGATGATCTAAAGAGTCAAGGTTATAATTTAATTGAGTTAAGTGGGAAAAATAGATATGAAACTAACCTTGCAGTAGCTAAAGAGCTTGTAAAGCTAGGGGTAAGTACAGATAATATAATGATGGTAGGTGGAGAAGGATTTGCAGATGCTCTATCTGCTGCACCTGTAGCAGCTGCTAAAGGTGAGATACTTTTACTTGGAGTTAATAGTACTCAGGCTATGAGTTCTATAGAGAATTTTATAAAGAGTAACAATTCTAAAGTTACTGTTGTAGGTACACAAGCTTTAATAAATGACGATACATATAAAAGTGTGGGTGCTGTAAACAGGATATCTGGAGGATCAGATAGATTTGCCACTAACTTAAATATATTAAACCAATTTGACAGTGAACTGAAGGCAGATAAACTTTATATTGCAAATGCTTCCGGTGATAAATATGCAGATGCACTAATTGCAGCTTCTATAGCTGGAATAAGTGATGCACCTCTTGTACTTATTGATGGTCAGGATGACAGTGGCACTGCAAATGCAATGAATTATATTAAAAATAAAGCAGGAAAAACTACGGATTTAAATCTTATAGAGGAAAATGGAATAGTTTCTGACAAAACTATCTCTGATATAAATGCAGCAGCATCAGGAAGCGGAGTTGAAAGTGCAACAGTTGGATCTGTATCTACAAATGGACTTAATCAGATAAAGATTGTATTCAACACGGATGTGGATAAAAACTCTGCAGAGAGGGCTGCAAACTATCAAATAGATGGTGGAGATCTTGGATCAACTGTGCAAAATCAATCTACAGCAACACTTCAGGAGGACAATAGAACGGTTTTTATTACATTTTCTCATCCCTTTACTTTAAACAAGAGTGTGACTTTTACTGTTAAAAGTGCTATAAATACAAAGAATTTAGGAAGTACTATACCTAAATATGACAAACAAATCACCTTTTCATCTATAGAGACTCCAACCCTTGATTCTATAACAGCTATAGGTGGAAACAAGTTAAGGGTGAAATTTTCAGAACCAATTAGAATGGACAGCAGTAATTTGTCTTCTTTCAAAATAAATAGGCAGAGTATAACTGCTTTTGGAATAAATACTTCTGATTCTGTTACTAAATTTAGGAATAAATCCTTAGATGGGGTGTGGGCTGATGGTGTAGACTTATATTTCAATTCTCCACTTCCAGTAGGCAAAAATACCTTTACTGTGCCAAATGGAGAAGCTGGAAGCAAATTTAGTGATGCAGCCAATTTACCAATAAGCAGTACTTCAAAAGATTTTACTGTAAATTCTGTATCTGGAAACCCACAAGTTCAAAGTGTTACAAGTAACAATGTAGATACTATTTATATAAAGTACAATAGACCTATGGATCAACAGACAGCTCTTGAACCAAGCAATTACAAACTAAATGGAACTACAGTAGATGTGGATGATTCTTATGTAACTTTTGATACGGGTTCTGGTGACACTATAGTAAAGATTACAAAACTTGGAGATAAACTTAAGCAGGGAGAAAATACAGTTACTGTAAAGGGAAACGTTACAGATACTTTTGGAAACTACATAAATGAATCTAATATGAACCTTTATGTTGGAGGAGATACCACTAAACCTACAATATCTACAGCTAGTATTTTTGATGAAAAAACAATGAGAATTAAGTTTAACAAAGATGTTTCTACAAGTTATGCTCAAAATAAGGGAAATTATACTGTACTTGACTCCACAGGAGCGAATATTAGTTATGAAATTGATCAAATAAATGCTATAACTATAGATGGAAACAGTAAAAGGACTTTTGACATAAAATTTAAAGAAAATGATCTTAAAGGTTCAAAATATACTTTGACTGTAAAAAATATAATTGATACAGAAGCAAATCCCAATATAATGGATAATTATACTACTACATTATCTGGAATGGACAATGAAGGTACAAATGTAACTGAGATATTGAGAAGGGTAGATAATCCTCATGCTGTTGCACTATTCTTTAGCAAGGCTATGGATCAATCTTCTTTAGAAAATTCATCTAATTATATGTATAAAGACGGTCAGGGATATACAAGAAGCTTACCATCCAGTGCTACAGTTACTCCAAGTATTGATGGCAAAAGTGTAACGATAGAATTTAATTCTGACTATACTATAGGCTCAGGAAGTAGCGGCTCCAGTGTAATTCAAATGGGAGTAAAAAATCTTAAGGATGTAGATGGAAATCCACTGGATCTTGGATCATATATGGGAGATATAACTATAGATGATAATAATGATGGACCAGGACTTGTAGCAGGTACTGCCCAGATGACTTTCATAAGTAATGATATATATGTCAAGGTATCCCTTTCAAAACCATTAGATGTATTATCCTTTAATGATTTTCGAGTAGCAGGTTATGCACCGGATACTGGGTCTACAAGTGGAAATGATGTAACACTTATATTTAAATCTGGAATTAAAAATAATCAGAAAATAAATGCCATAAAAAATGCAGGTAGTATGACTAATGTAAGCATAGAAAATACAAGTTCTGTAGATGCAGCAGGACGTAACATAAAGTCTGGTTCTACTGCAGTGTATATTCCCCCTATAACTAATCAGGATATGTGGTCTGCCAGTCCTAATTCTGGTATGAATGTTATAAATGTGGTATTTAATCAAGAAATAGATGATGATATTGTTACTTCTTATAATGATGACTTCTTGTTTACAGATGAAGAAACAGGACAGCAATTAACGCCTACATCAGTTTGGGTAGATAATAGAACTCTTGTTTACAGATTTAATAATGGTACCTTAAATAAAGGTGATCGCATTTTAGTAAGAGCTAATAGTGATAGTTCTAAGATAAATGTAAGAAGTGAAAATCACAATACTTCAGGATATACAATTTATTCTCCATCTGATAGTGATATTTCAGGTAAAATTGTAACGGTAGGAGAATAA